The Bacillota bacterium genomic interval GCCACAGGCAATAGTTACCTGCATTGGGTTTTCATTATCTGAGAACAATCGGACATTTCCTTCCGGAAGACGACGGACAAATTCTGTAAGTAATTTAGCTGGCAGTACCACCGAACCCGGAGATCTTACCTCTATGTTAACCGTGCAGCGTAACCCTAGTTCTAAATCTGTTGCGCTAAGATAAAGCTGATCATCTTTACAGTCGAATAAAATTCCCTTTAGGGTCGGTAAAGGCGACTTGGCGGCCACTGCCCGCTGGACTATACCCAGGGCTGAAGAGAGCACACTTTTTTCACAGACAATATCCATTATTTTATCCCCCTTTTTAGGAATATTTTTTGGAAACCTCTAATATAATATAAGTTATTTGTAGTAGTACCAGTAATAAGGGTTGTGGATTTGTGAATTAGTTGTTGTCAGTTTGATTTGTGGAGTTTTTGCTTGGGAGTAAGCTGTTGATAAGTGGTAAAAGTTATCCACAATCGGTGATAGCTAGTTTTTGGTAGCGCGACACTTTGGTGTTTGTTTAAGGATGTGTACCTTTAAATCCTTCGGTGTAAAAAAGCACTAATTAAATAGGATAGCTTTGATTGCTTCTACTTCGCGACCCAATTGCCGTTGACTCTTCAAGTCAGAGCTTATTTTTTCGTGGGCATGGATCACGGTGGTATGGTCCCGCCCGCCGAACTCGTCCCCGATTTTTGGCAGTGATAAATCGGTTAACTCTCTGGACAAATACATGGCAATTTGTCGGGGATGGGAGAAGGCTTTTGTTCGTTTCTTTGCTTTTAAGTCTTCAATATTTAGGCTGTAATAACTAGCAACTACCCGCTGGATTTTTTCGATTGTCACTGGTTCATCCTTGCTGTCGGGGAATAAGTCCCGCAGGCATGCTTCTGCCAATTCTTCGGTAACAGGCTTTTTATTCATATTTGCGTAGGCCTTAATTCGGGTCAGGGCGCCCTCCAACTCACGAATGTTGGTCGTCACTTTGTTGGCAATCAACATAAAAACCTGATCCGGCATTTCGATATTTTCAAGCTCTGCCTTTTTGCGCAGAATTGCAGCTCGCGTCTCCAGATCTGGCGCCTGAATATCTGTTATCAATCCCCATTCGAACCTTGAGCGCAATCTGTCCTCTAAGGTGGGAATATCTTTGGGAGGCCGGTCGCTGGATATAATTATTTGTTTATTGTTTTCATGCAAGGCATTGAAGGTGTGGAAAAATTCTTCCTGGGTTTGTTCTTTGCCGGCCAGAAACTGTATGTCGTCTATAAGTAGCACATCGATGGTGCGGTATTTGTTTCGAAATTCAACAGTTTTATTGTCTCGGATGGAGTTAATAAAGTCATTTGTGAATTTCTCGGTTGAGAGATAAACTACCCGGGAAGCAGGAAAATGTTTGTAAACATAGTGACCAATCGCATTAATCAGATGAGTTTTGCCAAGTCCAACACCGCCATATATAAACAGAGGGTTATAGGCCTTTGCCGGCGCTTCGGCAACTGCTAAAGAAGCGGCATGGGCAAACCGGTTGCTATTCCCGATTACAAAGGTTTCAAAGGTATATTTGGGGTTTAGTTGGGCAGATATAACTTCATCTTTGGCGTTTGCGATTGATGGTGGATCGGGTGTGTAGTCTCCGGCAACGATGAACTTTGTTTGCAAGGAAGAGCCAGTGACTTGTTGCAGAGCGTTTCTAATCAACTGGGCATAGCGATTTTCCAGCCATTCTTTGACAAATTCGGTTGGGACAGAGACCACAAGGCAGTTGTCTTGTATTTCAATTGCTTCGGTGTCTTTAAGCCATGTTTCATAACTGGGACCACTGACTTTTTGTTGAATCAGGGTCAGCGTTTGTGTCCACATGTTTTGAATATCTTTCATTAGTAGTCCCCCTCCAAAAAAAATAGTAAGAAATAGAATAAAAAACTGTGGATAACCATATTACATTGATTTATCCACAGCGGCTGAGGATATCTGTCTGCAATTTTCCCCAAAAAAATGGATAATCCCTGTGTTTGCGAGGGGATATATCCACAAACTTATCAACAACCTGTTGATAAGTGGTCCTCAACGTAGGTAAAGGCCGGTCTTTTAGAATAGTTTAGCAAAATTATCCCCAAGTCGCAATATAGTAATCCACATATCCCCAAGCCAAACATGCTTATTTTTCTTGACGCTTCCTTCTCTATGGGCTATAATTTGCTTTAGCGTAAAATAAGGGGGTGGACCGTTTTGAAGAGGACATACCAACCCAAAGTAAGGCGTCGCAAAAAAAACCATGGATTTCGCAGTCGTATGGCTACCCCTGGTGGAAGGAATATTATCAAGCGCCGCCGCCGTAAAGGCAGAAAAAAATTATCTGCGTAAAAGGCCGCGTTTGTGGCCTTTTTGCGCCTTTTAAGGTTTATGCTAAAAAAAGAAAAGCGTCTGCTGAGTAATCGAGACTTCAGGCGGGTTTATGAGCAAGGCCGTTATGTTGTCAGCCGCTCCCTCGTTCTTTACTATTTGCCGACTGGCAATGAGTCACGGTTTGGGTTTGTGGTGAGTAAAAAGGTTGGCGGCGCCCACATTCGCAACCGCCACAAACGCTTGCTCCGGGAAGTTATCCGCTTGCTGTTAACCCGGTTTCCCCGGGGATATGATTTTGTTTTTGTTGCAAGGCCGAAAATAGTCGGGGACAATTTTGGGCAGATATCAACTGTCGTCCTGCGCCTTTTAAAAAAAGCAGGTTTGGAGAAGAACCAATGTTGAGCAACCTGATGGTGATCATCATCCGCTTATATCAGCGGGTTCTATCTCCG includes:
- the dnaA gene encoding chromosomal replication initiator protein DnaA, with the translated sequence MKDIQNMWTQTLTLIQQKVSGPSYETWLKDTEAIEIQDNCLVVSVPTEFVKEWLENRYAQLIRNALQQVTGSSLQTKFIVAGDYTPDPPSIANAKDEVISAQLNPKYTFETFVIGNSNRFAHAASLAVAEAPAKAYNPLFIYGGVGLGKTHLINAIGHYVYKHFPASRVVYLSTEKFTNDFINSIRDNKTVEFRNKYRTIDVLLIDDIQFLAGKEQTQEEFFHTFNALHENNKQIIISSDRPPKDIPTLEDRLRSRFEWGLITDIQAPDLETRAAILRKKAELENIEMPDQVFMLIANKVTTNIRELEGALTRIKAYANMNKKPVTEELAEACLRDLFPDSKDEPVTIEKIQRVVASYYSLNIEDLKAKKRTKAFSHPRQIAMYLSRELTDLSLPKIGDEFGGRDHTTVIHAHEKISSDLKSQRQLGREVEAIKAILFN
- a CDS encoding 50S ribosomal protein L34 — encoded protein: MKRTYQPKVRRRKKNHGFRSRMATPGGRNIIKRRRRKGRKKLSA
- the rnpA gene encoding ribonuclease P protein component, with product MAFLRLLRFMLKKEKRLLSNRDFRRVYEQGRYVVSRSLVLYYLPTGNESRFGFVVSKKVGGAHIRNRHKRLLREVIRLLLTRFPRGYDFVFVARPKIVGDNFGQISTVVLRLLKKAGLEKNQC